The Bacillus sp. F19 DNA segment GAGAGGCTTCCAAAAAGCCATATCCGAACGTAGGAAGAAATGCGACCCATGCAAGCTTTGAAGCTTTTGCAAAGCGTTTTGCTGTCCCAAAAAATGAAGTCGATCCCATGTCTTGTTCAGGAAAATCATTCTTCAGGAAAAAGACGAAAGCCCATGCGATTAAACTAATGCAGCCTGAAAGAATAAAAGGCAGGCTTGGGCTTATTTCAGCAAGCGGTACCATAAGCGGCCCTGCTGCAAAGCCAAGTCCAAAAAACAGTCCATAAAGAGAGATATTGCGGCCGCGTTTTTCCTCAGAAGAGATGGATGTAATCCATGTTTGCGTTGAAAAATGCAGCATGTGATCGCCTACACCGATTAAAAGCCTGAGTAAAAACCAGAACCAGAATGACTGAATCCAAAGAAAGCCAAACAAGCTGAGACCAACCATGATTCCTCCAACTAAAATCAGAGGCTTAAAGCCAAACCGCTTCAAGGGCCCTTCCATAAAAGGAGAGGCAATTAAAACACCTATGTAGAGCCCTGTGGCATGCAATCCATTGACAGATGAGGAGTATCCTTCCTGCTCAAAGATGATGGCAATCAATGGGAGAAGCATTCCCTGTGAAAAACCTGAAATAGCGACAATACTGACGAGTATAGCGAATTTGAATTTCGGCATAATCTTGACTCCTTACTCTATTTTCCATCCTGAATGTTACACTCATTATTCAAAGCAGACAATAAAAAATTGCATTTCCTTTTCGGGTCAAATGTTTTTCGGGTCTGATGCATAAAGAAAGGGATGATGACAGTGGAATTTAAAATGAGGGAAGCAGGATTCAGCGCAAATTTTGAATACGGGGAACTGCATGTTGCAGGAAATGAAGAATATGGTTTTCGTCTCTATAAAGTTGATTAAGCTTGCCAGAAAGAATTGCCTAATGGTGCGTTTTAAGACAGCATTAACATTATTGAAACGTTCGAAATCAAAAAATGAGACTGTGCATATCGCACAGTCTCATTTTAAAGTTCGATGATTTCAGGTTCGCTTCCCGCTTTTTGATAATACCTGATTGATTTAGGGGTTATTTTTAAAAGTAAGTAGTTTGGATCGTCTGGTCCGGAAATCCACTCTTTTAACTCCCCGTTCCAGAATTTTTCTTTTAATTCGGCAGATTCTTCTACAGAAGCACTGCCTTCTATTTCTGCATAATCATTTTTCCAGCAGTCGCCTTCAAAGCCGAGAAGAACATGAACGCTTGAATTGCTTTCAATATCTTCTGCCTTGTGGGTATCTTTGTTTGTGGCTGTATATAAAGTTAGTCCATCGTGGAAAAACAGCATGAACCTGGAGAATGGTTTGTTTTGACGGATTGTGGCAAGTGTGCCGATTTTGTGTTCTTTGAACATTTGCAGAACTTTTTCATTAGCTTCACTCATATTCATTCACTCCTTTCATATCTTTCATTAATCTGCATCAAATACGTCTTTTCATACGCAGCAAAAGCGTGTGGTTTAATTTTTAGCAAAAAAGAGAAAGAATAAGTAGAAGAAAGGGTGAGAATGAAATGAATCGAATCTTTTTTATTGTTGTAATGGCAGGTGTTCCTCTATCAGTTATAGGGAGTCTAATGCACTGGCCGCAGATCCTCATGTTTGCCGTTTATTGTATTACTATTATTGCTCTTGCCGGCTATATGGGAAGAGCCACAGAAAGCCTTGCAATCGTGACAGGTCCACGGATAGGAGGACTGCTCAATGCTACGTTTGGAAATGCTGTTGAGCTGATAATCTCTATTTTTGCGTTAAAGGCAGGTTTAATTGGAGTGGTGCTTGCCTCTTTAACAGGCTCTGTTCTTGGAAATTTGCTTCTTGTAGCCGGACTGTCGTTTTTCGTAGGCGGATTAAAATTTAAAAGGCAGGAGTTTAATGTATACGACGCGAGGCATAATTCGGGTCTATTAATTTTCGCTGTTGTTGTGGCATTTGTGATCCCTGAAATTTTTGCAATGGACATGGATGAGGCAAAAACGTTAAACTTAAGTATAGGTATTTCAGTTATTTTAATTATTTTATATTTAGCAGCCTTATTCTTTAAGCTTGTTACTCACCGCGGTGTTTATCAGCATAAAACAGATGAAATCGAAGATCACGAGCAGCCTGAATGGACTGCTAAAAAAGCATTGGTTATTCTATTGCTTGCTACAATTGCTGTAGCTTACGTTTCGGAGAATCTCGTACATACATTTGAGGCTGTTGGCGAGAGCTTCGGCTGGAGTGAACTCTTCATCGGGGTCATTATCGTTGCAATTGTCGGAAATGCTGCTGAGCATGCATCAGCAATCATTATGGCATATAAAAATAAAATGAATATAGCAGTCGAGATAGCGGTAGGATCCACCCTGCAGATCGCCATGTTTATAGCACCGCTTCTGGTCCTGATTTCCTTAATGTTCACAAAAAAAATGCCGCTTGTCTTTACAGTGCCGGAATTGATTTCAATGGTAACGGCCGTTCTGCTGACCATTTCCATTACGAGTGATGGGGACACCAACTGGTTTGAAGGGGCAACCCTTCTGGCAGCTTACTTGATTATGGGCATCGGTTTTTATCTTTTGTGAAAAAAAGGGACTCTGTGCAAAGCACAGAGTCATTTTTACGTGTAGGACGAAACAATTAGTAAGAAGCTAACCCTCATGAAATCATGTGAGTTATTATAAATGTAGCATATCGTTTAAAAAATGTAAATATTCAGTTTTTAATTCTCTGCTGCAAAAGAGGACATACATATAAAGATAAAAGGGGATGGAGAGCATGATTTATCGATTGGCCTTTTATGTAATCGGTTTATTTGTTTTGGCATTTGGTATTACACTGACGATTAAAGCAAACCTGGGAGCTGGAGCATGGGATGCATTAAATGTGGGATTAACCGATCAAATCGGCTTAACAGTCGGCAGCTGGATTTTTATTGTGGGAATCATAATTATTTTGTTAAACGCTGTTCTTATGAGAGAAGCTCCAAAGGTACTCGGCGTCGTTACCATTTTATTGATTGGCTTTTTTGTTGATTTCTGGATGCTTTCTATTTTTCAGGATATCATCATACAAAATCTATTTTTAAAAGCAGTCATTTTATTTTTGGGGATTTTATTAATAGCAATTGGAGTTTCTATTTATCTTCAAACCAGCTTCCCTGCAAATCCGATTGACCAGCTCATGCTGACGCTGCATCAGAAGTTTGGACTAAGTCTGATGGCTGCAAAGACGATTGGTGAAGTGGGTGCGCTTGTTCTTGCTCTTTTATTTGCAGGTCCTATTGGCCTTGGGACAATCATTATTACCTTCGCAATCGGACCGCTGATTCAGCTGTGCAATAATCCTGTAAACGCGGTTATTGGAAAATGGGTGGCGAAAACTTAGT contains these protein-coding regions:
- a CDS encoding MFS transporter, translating into MPKFKFAILVSIVAISGFSQGMLLPLIAIIFEQEGYSSSVNGLHATGLYIGVLIASPFMEGPLKRFGFKPLILVGGIMVGLSLFGFLWIQSFWFWFLLRLLIGVGDHMLHFSTQTWITSISSEEKRGRNISLYGLFFGLGFAAGPLMVPLAEISPSLPFILSGCISLIAWAFVFFLKNDFPEQDMGSTSFFGTAKRFAKASKLAWVAFLPTFGYGFLEASLNGNYPVYALRTGIDVSSVSIILSSFAIGAIVFQLPLGIISDRFGRRNTLLFVMLFGFISFMAASFADTLIPLVICFFTAGMLVGSTFSLGISFMADLLPKNLLPAGNLLCGIFFSIGSISGPFLGGLYIEHVASANFFHVVSFILLLIFITTAFFKQPAFKTANN
- a CDS encoding pyridoxamine 5'-phosphate oxidase family protein codes for the protein MNMSEANEKVLQMFKEHKIGTLATIRQNKPFSRFMLFFHDGLTLYTATNKDTHKAEDIESNSSVHVLLGFEGDCWKNDYAEIEGSASVEESAELKEKFWNGELKEWISGPDDPNYLLLKITPKSIRYYQKAGSEPEIIEL
- a CDS encoding membrane protein — protein: MIYRLAFYVIGLFVLAFGITLTIKANLGAGAWDALNVGLTDQIGLTVGSWIFIVGIIIILLNAVLMREAPKVLGVVTILLIGFFVDFWMLSIFQDIIIQNLFLKAVILFLGILLIAIGVSIYLQTSFPANPIDQLMLTLHQKFGLSLMAAKTIGEVGALVLALLFAGPIGLGTIIITFAIGPLIQLCNNPVNAVIGKWVAKT
- the cax gene encoding calcium/proton exchanger, giving the protein MNRIFFIVVMAGVPLSVIGSLMHWPQILMFAVYCITIIALAGYMGRATESLAIVTGPRIGGLLNATFGNAVELIISIFALKAGLIGVVLASLTGSVLGNLLLVAGLSFFVGGLKFKRQEFNVYDARHNSGLLIFAVVVAFVIPEIFAMDMDEAKTLNLSIGISVILIILYLAALFFKLVTHRGVYQHKTDEIEDHEQPEWTAKKALVILLLATIAVAYVSENLVHTFEAVGESFGWSELFIGVIIVAIVGNAAEHASAIIMAYKNKMNIAVEIAVGSTLQIAMFIAPLLVLISLMFTKKMPLVFTVPELISMVTAVLLTISITSDGDTNWFEGATLLAAYLIMGIGFYLL